Proteins encoded within one genomic window of Ailuropoda melanoleuca isolate Jingjing chromosome 16, ASM200744v2, whole genome shotgun sequence:
- the COPZ1 gene encoding coatomer subunit zeta-1 — translation MEALILEPSLYTVKAILILDNDGDRLFAKYYDDTYPSVKEQKAFEKNIFNKTHRTDSEIALLEGLTVVYKSSIDLYFYVIGSSYENELMLMAVLNCLFDSLSQMLRKNVEKRALLENMEGLFLAVDEIVDGGVILESDPQQVVHRVALRGEDVPLTEQTVSQVLQSAKEQIKWSLLR, via the exons ATGGAGGCGCTGATTTTG GAACCCTCCCTGTATACTGTCAAAGCCATCCTGATTCTGGACAATGATGGAGATCGACTTTTTGCCAAG TACTATGACGACACCTACCCCAGCGTCAAGGAGCAAAAGGCCTTTGAGAAGAACATTTTCAACAAGACCCATCGGACTGACA gtgaAATTGCCCTCTTGGAAGGCCTGACAGTGGTATACAAAAGCAGTATCGATCTCTATTTCTATGTGATTGGCAGCTCCTATGAAAATGAG CTGATGCTCATGGCTGTTCTGAATTGCCTCTTTGACTCATTGAGCCAGATGCTGAG gaaaaatgtagaaaagcGAGCTCTGCTGGAGAACATGGAGGGGCTGTTCTTGGCTGTGGATGAAATCGTAGATGGAGG GGTGATCTTAGAGAGCGATCCCCAGCAAGTGGTACACCGGGTGGCATTAAGG GGTGAAGATGTCCCCCTTACGGAGCAGACCGTGTCTCAG GTGCTGCAGTCAGCCAAAGAACAGATCAAGTGGTCACTCCTTCGGTGA